From Treponema primitia ZAS-1, a single genomic window includes:
- a CDS encoding MBL fold metallo-hydrolase codes for MKVSILSGIFLSAMAVNSFAADSSIFSYRVGQIEVHMLVETRGAGNISILINPDRAALDRYIPGGTYTSEINTFLIKTPDSILVVDTGFGGAILNSIKTLGFDPAQVDAVLLTHMHGDHIGGLQKDGKAIFTKARVYLAQQEKDFWIKPGAPTAGNSAAAALAPYGNRVETFLPGDLGATIADLIPGIKPIAAFGHTPGHTAFMVESAGKKLLIWGDLMHAQLIQFPLPEQSVSYDTDPIAAAAIRRRILEYVAQNNIPIAGMHLVYPAIGTVRKAGDGYWFTPAE; via the coding sequence ATGAAAGTTAGTATTCTTAGCGGTATTTTCCTTAGCGCCATGGCGGTAAATAGTTTTGCTGCGGACAGCAGTATTTTCAGTTACCGGGTGGGGCAGATCGAAGTTCATATGCTGGTAGAAACCCGGGGAGCGGGGAACATTTCCATCCTGATAAACCCCGACAGGGCGGCCCTGGACCGCTATATTCCCGGGGGGACCTATACTTCGGAGATCAACACCTTTCTTATAAAAACCCCGGACAGTATCCTTGTGGTGGACACCGGTTTCGGCGGGGCCATCCTGAATTCTATAAAGACCCTGGGCTTTGATCCCGCCCAGGTGGACGCGGTACTCCTAACCCACATGCACGGAGACCATATCGGAGGCCTCCAGAAAGACGGCAAGGCCATCTTCACCAAGGCCCGGGTGTATCTGGCCCAACAGGAAAAAGATTTCTGGATAAAACCCGGCGCTCCCACGGCGGGTAATTCCGCCGCCGCAGCCCTGGCCCCCTACGGAAACCGGGTGGAAACTTTCCTCCCCGGGGATTTAGGCGCAACCATTGCCGACCTTATCCCGGGAATAAAACCCATCGCTGCCTTTGGTCACACACCGGGTCACACCGCATTTATGGTAGAGTCTGCAGGTAAGAAGCTCCTCATCTGGGGCGACCTGATGCACGCCCAGCTCATCCAGTTTCCCCTGCCGGAACAATCGGTAAGCTACGACACGGACCCCATCGCCGCTGCGGCAATCCGCAGGCGGATCTTGGAATACGTCGCCCAAAACAACATTCCTATCGCGGGGATGCACCTGGTGTACCCGGCCATAGGAACCGTCAGGAAGGCAGGGGACGGCTATTGGTTTACCCCGGCGGAGTAG